Below is a genomic region from Numenius arquata chromosome 8, bNumArq3.hap1.1, whole genome shotgun sequence.
GAGTCCATCTCTTCATCCAAGTCTTAAACATTACTTGAAAGGAGGTGGAAGCGCTAATTAGGCTGGCTAACCTCAGTTCTGAGAGGAGCACACTACCACGATATGATTTAATTTTCTGCCTTCTTCTTAGACCAGGGGTCAACCTCAAATCCCTAATTTCCTAGTCACTACAAATGGTCTTGAAGAGCAAAATCTCCAGCATCCACTTTTGACTAGTGTGTCAGTGCTAGAGAGACCAAACCACGGCAGGCAGGTATTGGAAGCGTTCCTCTATTAGTAACTCTCTGAAAGAATTCCTTTTGTTACCTTATCATGGCTGTAATTTCATCTCCTGTTTATTTCTCTCATGACAGCCTCTTAAGACTAACTGCTGGCTGACAGGAAAACATTATCAGGCATATAAGTTACGCTATATatactgcatatatatatacatacacatgtatgtatatacatacatataatcTACATTGGTATTTCAGTTTTCCTCTACCTATCATCTCCTGCCTTTTTCCCCAGATGGCTTGGCAGCTTTTAGGACATTTTTGAAGTCAGAGTTCAGTGAGGAGAACGTGGAGTTCTGGCTGGCCTGTGAGGACTTCAAGAAAACCAAGTCCTCCAGTAAGATGGCCTCAAAAGCCCAAAAGATTTATTCTGACTTTATACAAGCTGATGCTCCCAAGGAGGTAAATAGGGTTTTTTGTGTACTTTGGGTACTGAGGATGGGAATCAAGTGGAAAGTTTGGATCCAAACTTCCAggaatgacagaaaataaaattcaacatgGCTGTACTTCCATTTTCATGTCAATTATTTACCAGGTAGAAAACACTCTGTGGAACTGagtgaaagcaaagaaagatctCTTATGGTTTATACTTCAAATACATTCTTCACACAGGGCATTGGTTTATCTCACCTGAAATATCTACCTTAAGATTTTGGGAAATACATAGACAGTATCATTTGTTTTCTCTAACCATTTTAATAAGGCAAGGAGCACCATTTCCTCTGTATTTTAGGTACCAGTATATTGGAACGTTAACGattgtatttgttcttttgtaGAGGTATTTTTGGTGTgatgaaaattaaaatgcaaacttGCAAAAAtttccatcacagcattccattttatcattatttaaaaaatgcttactgtgaaggaaaaaattgCTAATTAATTATTGTTCACATTCTACTCCCTAACAAGCTTTTACACTGATGTTTTTGCCTTTGATAGTGAGCATGCTTTGAGTGTCCCCATATGTCTTACATATGACTGAAatccattttattattattaaaaacaaaaaaatccttacaaGATACATAGGGGCAAAACATAAAACTATGCCGAGTACCTTCATCTCTAATTTGCTCTTTGGTAATCAGTACTTCATAGGATTTGGTTtggcaaaaagatgaaacaatcAGAAGCAagtttttcccttctattttcaGTCATGCCGTCttttaaaagccaaacaaaatgaagaattcaGTATGCTAGAAAATGAAGGGATGACCTTCCTGCTTATTTGCATCAGCCAGGGTATTTGGGAGGAAATTCAAATGCAGACTGTGTCCTGTACATGAACAGACCTCAGCTTTCCAATCAAACTGACATTGGTTTTAtgcctcctttcttccttcagatTAACATTGACTTCCATACCAAAACCCACATCTCTCAGAACATCTCTGAGCCCACCCTCAGCTGCTTTGATGATGCTCAGAGGTTAATCTATAGCCTCATGGCAAAGGACTCTTTCCCCAGGTTTCTAAGGTCAGAAGCGTACAAGGAACTAGTAAAGAAGCAACAGAATGGAAATCAGAAGAGATGGCTCCCATTTTTGTGAGAGACTTGAGGGATTATGAATTTGTAAATGTCTGCCATTGCAACTCAGTAcagataatattttattaaagtgaCTGTACAAACCCGATCTAAGAATTGCCTTTGCCAGCTTGTTTTTAAGTACAATATGTACATGGCACTTTCTAAGAACGGtggaaaaatattcaagaaacaGGATGGAATATACTAAGGCATTTGAGCTACCTTCTCATTAAAGAAGTTTGCCATTGATAATTTTTCCAGTGCTTGCTTTATTTGTCAAagtgttttcacatttttaagcAGAATGTTTTGGTATTCTGGTTtgccattgatttttctttagaagtaaggcctcaaaaataaaatcctttcagTGGACTTGAATATATTTACTCATGCATTCATCATCTTATTTGTAATCtgcaaaaaaacattaaaatactcttttaaatatgttttatacCAATTCAAAACAGGAGAAGTAAAAATATAGTAGATAACATATTAtgataatatttaataaataggCAGCTGCTTTATAACAAATGTTCCTGGCATTCAGAGCAAATTAATGTTTCATAACACAGCTGTCTTCAATATGACTCTCTtcaattttctttgcatttatttaatttaaatttttattgaaaagtCTCGTTTATTAGTTGTGtaggcattttggaaaaaaaaactgaGTAAATCTTCCTCTGTACATTTTCaattaataattcattttctttgcttttctgaatgtATCAATGGTACTGTCCCTGTGCACTCATGAAGAAGTAATGGCAATAATCATTACCATTTTTCAATGAAACACAGGTAAACAGAAAAGTAGGCATCAGAGAAACAGTTTTAGGCAAGTAAGCATGTGAATCAGAATTTAGTCATggcattatttttcaaacaatatgatttttcaaacaaaaatatgatAGAATTCTAGTGCAGTCTTCAGGTGTCTCCAAATGCACACACTGATCTTGTTCATTGCTATTAGAGAATTTATTGCATATATTTAGGTGAAGGAAGGAGCTGTGGCATagtattgaagaaaaaaatattttaaaccataCAGGGCAGGAAGAAACTTCACTatagaaaataattctaaatacaAGATACAGCAGTAAGATTTTTCTAAACAAGGAAGAATCTTTCATTTGATATGAATTTGATCCTTTTGattcttttgcttttgagctGCTCTAAGCCTCCAGGAATCTCTCCCTGTTTGGAACTCTGTTCACGCCTTCTACACATTGTCCCATCCTCTATGCAAAAGATCTTCTTTATTTTATCAAACTCCATTAAGGAACAAATTCATTTAGACAATAAAGGATATCAAGTAGTCTGAAAGCCCCAGTACGCTGCCTTTAGTTGTGGCCTGCTACAGCTCAGGTAGGTAGATAGGGCGTAAAATATCTATTTTTGATACCCAGCATCTATTCTATCACCTAGTTTTTTTCTTGCCGTCTGCATTTCTTCTCCAGTACTAGTGGTTAACAGAGAAATGCACACGATCACTGAGGTTGAGCTATAAGGAGGATGTGGGTTTGTTTTGCAGTCCCACAGCTACCATTCATTTTGCAATGATACTTCAGGGGAAAATTGCAACTTCCGCCTGCAGGCCCAGCCCTGGTATCCTTTCTGCACCAGGGGATTTCTGCTGGTTAAAGTCACAGTAAAGACAGCAGTCACGATTGCTGAAATTACCTCATTTACTCAAAAATGTAGCAAGTCATTCTCTCTTCTTGCAAATCCAATTctcattttcagaagagaaaattcCCACATGTAGGAAGAAGTGGGATCACGTCACCTATCTTAGTAGggcaagcagaaagccaaaaAATTCTGCTCAACCAATCTTTTGGGACCTAAAGATGAAAAAGTACCTTGAAAATAGATGTGTGATCATGAAATCTCACAACTCACTCTGTGCTCCTTTAAAACTTGCACACTTCTTACTTTACCCCATCAACAGAGCTAGAAAGTGCTAGAAAGATGGCTGCCAGGGATCTCTGGTTCCTGACCATTTGAAAACAGAGCATAAGGAGAAGTTAAAAATCTATAAAAAATAGTCAAACATGATAAAAATAATGCATGTTATTATTCTGATAACTTTATAGAAACAATAGTAGGAAGCATCATGTCCACATGTCTGGCTGATTCTCTATGATCAACAGCATAATTATTGTCAAAAGAGTAGATCATTCTTAACATTTTAGCATTtgatatttgttttaataaatacataataaagtGTCATGAATAGCTTTAACACACTTTCAATTAATTTAGAATGTCTTAAGAGAAATGTACAATAATTGCGCTTTTAGGAGTTATCACAGACTCGAGTGAAAAGTAACAGTTCTAATGCTTCCATAACCCCCTAATTAAAAATATGCTAGTTTTAATTAACTAAAGTTAACTCAAACTTTTATTGTTGATCAAGCCTTTCAACATTTTTGTTAATTAATCCGCTTCAGATGCATAAATATGAGATGAAACTTTGCAGTTTAAATAAATTATCACTATAATATCTATCATAACTATCTAACGATAATTGGATGCAcattcacaattattttttaaaaccgtCAGAGCACTAGCTGGCTGTATCATATGCAATGAAACAAAAGTATCTACAGCATATTGAAGTGTTTTGAAGTTTAAcaattaattttctgaaaacttctataatataatttatttttaaagcattattaaaGATCCACTTCAGAAACTATCTGAAAATGCCCAGATGTGAAAGATGGAAGCCAGTagtctttatttctctttattttctaggTCTAAACCTGATGTTTCATACTTCTACAGCACCAAAAAAGGTCACAGCCTAGCATTTGAGCTATGAAAATTTGACATAGGAAAAGGCCAGACACTGAAGTGTGATTTAGAAGATTTAAACTGAACTTTGCCAAAATCCCAGAGGTTTACCAAGGGCTTCCAGCATGAGCTTGGCCCAATCATATAACCTGTTTTGCAGCAGTTATGAAATTGAGAATTTACCTCCATCTTCCAtcaaaatgtaatatatttatgCCCTTTAATATTTGGAGTGCTTGCAGACACTCCGGGAAGGCAGGATCTATGTTCAGGCTTCTGAGCAATCCTTCAGGGTAAAACCACTTAATATCAGACTAATATCTTCATTGTTAAAGCTACTGAAGTTGAAAAACCTGGATATAAATTTTGTGGAGAGGAGTCACAACTATTCTTACAAGTTTGGACATCACCCATTCCTGTGGAACCTCAAGCACTAATACATTACCAGAATTATCTATCCTAATAACAGCTCTGGATTCCAatgggaaaagaagagaagactacAGTGTCCTTAATACTGAATATTACACATTCAATATTTATCTTATGGAAGTTATGGTGGAATTTTGAGGgaggttttgttgtgggtttttttactagcCCAtgataaaaagaggaagaaaatactgttatAGCTAAGTAGAAAGCACTTGTAAAAAGTTGCATTAGAAACCATGTTGGCACTCCAAGCTTCTCACTTGctattactgaaaaataaaaagtggctacttagggtttttttcccatctgtttaCAAGTCTAAGCCAGGCAAAAATGTCAATtctgagaagaatttttttttaaaggactcaACTTCTTTCAGCACAAAAATGTAGATTTACAAAAAAATCCTACCAAATAGAAACAgtagaaataaatgcaaagtgGACaccacatttcttaaaaaaaaatattaaaatctgaaTTCCTGCACACGGTGCCAATTCTAAAGCTCTAGCAGCATCTAAACTCACAGACCACTTCATACCCATCAATCTCACATTATGACAGGACTGTCCCAGAATTAAAATCAAAGGcataataataaatgaaatactATATGAGAtattatgtttatatattttatatatagttatataatatataaataataagcatagacataaatataataaatgcataattagtcctcagcacagaacTGAGATCAGGATTGTTCTGAAGTACAGGATCCCAAATTATAGGCAGCCAGGTATATTTCCAGTGGCAAAAAGGACTTTGAGACTCCTACCTATGCCTTGTCAAAGGTTGGTTAAATTCAGCGCACTTCTATAAATGTTGGCAATGAAGGCtccatattttctgtttcatccaAAAATTCTCTGCTAACACTGTCATGCAAAAATGTACTTGAGCAGACACATATAATCACAGGCTTTGCACAAGAATCTCCTGGACTTTTGTTTTGATCTTGATCCAAACAAAAAAGTTCTGAATGCAGAATCTCTAAAGCAACATCTGCTGCTAAATAAGACAACCATTACACTAAGAACCCGCACAATTTAAGAAGCGCTTTGCACCCATTAACCCATATGGAATAACAGCTTTGCTTGTGTACCCAATTATGCAAGTCTAATATTCATCTGTTGTTAGAGAGTTGTCAAAATGGATTTTCAATTAGCAGTTTTCAGTGATTGACATCAGACCTGAGAGACCTGTCCCCATTCCACACTGACACCCTGtttgtcctctcctccctgagctctcTCCAGCCACTGGGGCAAGAGTGCTCTTCTTAAACTAGCCTTATTTTCTCTATATAAGATCACCCTCTTGATGAGATGTCTACGGGAGATTCCCTTCctgactgtcctggtttcagctggaatagagttgattttctttctagtacctgctggtttggatttagtatgagaataatgttgataacatatgatgttttagttgttgctaaataaTGCATATATTAACTCAAGGACATTTTCaacttcccacagaagctgagagggagcacagacaggacaagctggccgaaggaatattccataccgtaGATGCCATGCTCtgtatataaatggggattggTTGAGGGGACAGAAACCCACGATTGCTGtttgggatgggctgggcaatcaATCGCTGGGTGGGGAGCAATTGCATCacatcactcattttgtatactcttgtacctttttttttttttttcttccgttactgttctattaaattgTCTCATCCCataaggtttttaaaatttttctccctcttctctttatCCCACCacagggggggaggggaggagtgaGCAAATGGCTGTGTGGTCCTCGTTGCTGGCTAGGATTAAACCACAACATTGATCCAGTTAAGCTGTTTTAGAGGATAcagcttttgaaatgaaattcaaCCATAGAAAGAGGCAGTTAACAGCTTTAACAATTGCTGCAATTTATCCAAACATGAATGATACCATTGTGGACAAAGAATTCCAGCAAGCAGCAGCCAGAAAACATTCAATTTGACAACTTCCCCACATATGCACATCAGAGCTGGCTCATTACGTtttagatttttatcttttttctataCCACGCATCTTTAGTAATGCTCCAGCCTGTGTGAGATCATGTGAATGAAGGCACATAAGCCAATGGAAGGGCCCCTGCTCACCTCTGTGAGCAAGATACTACTATCCACTATCTGAACTACAAAATGAAATACCCAGAAGTTCTGAAGACTAGAGgccaaaaatagctttttttttaccagaaagaCTCCCTGAATTTTGGGAAGGACTTCCTGCTACATCTGGACTTTACTGCTATGTTTAAGAAAGGGAAACCTACCATATATAATTTGGCTCCTGCAAAGAATGGGCAGGtagattaaataaatgaaatcagtATAACATCTGTATTTCTGAATGACAATTACACTTTGTATTGCTGGTGGAACTTTAAAGCACATTATGGATCTGAAAAACTAAGCATACTTTCTGCCTTCCAATATActgaaaaacaaggggaaaaagccCATGGAAAGAGGCATTGCCATATTTGTTGACTCTGGTTAAAGGTCTCATGTAGCTCAAGAAGCAGTCCATGTTTgttaaggaaaaatgaaattgagTAATGACAATGAGATTCCCATGCATATTCACCTTCATTCAGTAAATACAGCATGATATGCTGTCTCTTCACTGACTAGGAACTGTAATCATTTGATATTGTAATTTTGAAATAACTTAATTTGAAATAGTCATTTAGTAGCGGAAAGTATTTTGAAGAACTGACAACTGACGCTATAATTATTGCTAAAAGCTCTACTTTAAGTATTCTTAAGCTGTTCATTTTGAGAGAAAATACATCccagaaaagtttattttccattttttcccagcttttcaaCTGCTATAATACTAGGCCTTGGAAATTAGACTCAATGTATTACACATTTCAGAGGAGGCCCTGGATGCTTTGATCTTTGGCAAGAAAAATGAGATGATAGTAGAGCAAATGTTCCCCTGCCTTATTTTCTTATATTGTTGCTATGGTTTCTGGCTGCCATGTTATCATTTCTGTCTTAAATGAGAcagtgtgttattttttttttttctatataacaTGGGTTTAGttatttgcatataaaatgaGTAGAACTAGATTTGTCTCTCAATCCATATCTGTTTCCATTTAGGTTTGCGTGTAGGTTATTTTTAGTTCTAGGAATAGTTTCCCTACTATGCATAACAGTCCTGGAAAGGCAAACAACAGCATGTACCCAGTAAAAACTTTagggaaactattttttttctagtacagTGGTTATAACTTCAAGGCttataaaccagaaaagaaaggaaaaaaaaaatccttaaataaGTTATGTTTCTTGAATAATTTCAAATACACTATGCTGTCTTCTAAATACCATATtttagaagagagaaaagggcaggaagagaagaaatcatGAAGATGTATGATTTAGTATTTTGGATAGAAACCTTCTTTTCTGTGTTGGCAGCAACATCTCCATGCCTGCACAGCACGGGGAATACAGCAAGGCAGGATATAGAGAAATTACCAGCTCAGTCTCCCACACTGGTCAATCATCCCTAGGTTGAAGCTTCTTCAGTGAGCTGCACTGTGTTCACCTTTCAATTCTTCACCAAATTCCAGTGACAAAAAAACTCTCATTAAAAATGTAgtatatttttctccctctgaaaTATAGAATAATTGTACTACATTAACCACAGGCTACAGAGTCTGTAATCTTTACACTACCGCTACACCTAAATAATGTTATTAATATTTCTGATCTAGTTATAGATATTTCTGCCACTAACCTAAACTAATATCCAATATCCAGACCTCAAGGGGCATTTGCTTCTAAAGAGGTAAGAGAAACAATGTAAAGAAGTATGAACATTGCAAACTTGATAAAGTTGACATAATACAACAGGGGATGCTCCTTTGAAAGGCCGAACTAGTTTGTTATTTAAAACATTATATTCAATCGAGAAGAAGCATAGGCAAATTGAGGCTGAATGGGCTGACAACAGAAAACCTCTGAAAGGCTCTTGACACTGTAAAATGACATTACATAAGCTAGGAGATAGCAGATAAAATGCCATGGACTGACACTATGGCACTACTGCTTGTATTGCTAAGATTTTTCTGAGTTCTGCACTGTCTACCTGGTCTTTTAGCAAGCTCCTCACCATGAAGGAACTCGTCTTTCTTCAAGTCCATTCTAAATTTGTACAGTGCTATCACTTGTCTTGAAGCACCATCAGCAACTATTCAATATGAATAGTTTCaaattgattttaatttaatttccagaaCAAATAGACTGGATTTTGGTCTaaatgcaataattttgcctgttgTAATGAGATAAAATGGTGGTAGTggaaagcttttttatttattgagtTTCTTACCAGAGCTGAGCCTTTtagggaaataaaatgaaaaatgtggctTGTTAAATGGCataaagggcgggggggggagggttgtgacatATCTTTTCATGTCGAACGGTAAGTGTAACATATTCCAGACTAGACAGACTCATTAATACTGACACCTTTTACAGTCTCAAATGTTTTTCACTGTTGATAGTGAGTCAGTATTGGAAATTCTATATTGAGTCAGGAATTATTAGAATAAACCGTACTTGGATCACACTTCATACTTGCTGATATTTATGCCATTTTTCAGTTATTCTCACACTTTATGTAGATCTCTCTGCAGTGACAATGACATACCACATTGGAGCTGAATTCTGTTGCCAGGAATACATTCGTTTTCTtagcaaaattacatttttgcatAAATTTTAAAACAGGAGAAttggctattttaaaaatatgcttgctGCTTGCAGTCATTTCTTAATGGTAGCTCTCCAAtctttttctaacatttttattaggactaacatatttttttttttgccacacatGACTAGGTAATGTCTGTATTCTGAATTTAAATTTGAATTAGAAGAATGGTAAAGGGAGACAGAGgattccagttttaaaaaatgttcctctGGTCCCCTAAAAACCTCTACAGGTTTCTGTGAAGtgaattaataaaaaagaaagcctaCCACCATTAAGTACTTTATACCCTTAAAATACAGTTTCAGATCAACTCTCTTTATGGATTTAATAATTacgaaaataaaaaaaaaaaatctgtttatttcttaaacaaatgttttgtttggtttgtttccttttagAATAGACAGAAATATGAATTAAATCATACTTTACTGTCCGGTGTGAAATTAGTTTTTTATGCATTGGTAACTGAAGTCCATCAGACAATTCCCATGAGTTGTTGCTTACCAAAGTGCTTACAGTAGCATTGCAGTCTATGCTATGAAattatctgttttcattttttaagaaaattatatcTCATGTCTTACTTTTGTGAcaaatttcaatattattttggtgttattattctttttcatgttaaagatgtatttaaaatgaTCCCAGGAACTGATCTTTTGTTGACAGTTCAtatgaaaagagagaaacaatgaAAGGAATTACAGCCCATTAGAGATCCCCTTTAAGTTCTTAAATTGTATAAAAGCAGGAGAAATTCATATGCAAATGAAATCTGCAGGCATTAAAAAGGGAGGTAGCACAACGTAATTGCAGAGAAACTGTACAGAGGCAGCAGAATAatgatagaaaaaaattaatgagattcAGCTTCTTAATATATTCACTAATATATTTAAGGGAAGACAGCTTGAAATGCAGCCTGTTGGGCAGGTAATATCTAGCAATATTGTTGAAGGACACTGTGCACCTTGGTATAAGAGGTTTTTTATTTAGATGTATGTATTATCTCATATCAAAATCACCTTTCAAAGATCTGAACCAATAGATAATATTTGTACAATGCCCCTTTAGGCTTTGGCTACAATGGGGAGTATAGAAATTGAATTCTGGGGGCATGGCCTTGCATTAAGGATAACCTGCTCCACTGAGTTTTGATTCAAGGATTGAATGCAGTACACATGGATCTGAATGTACAGGTGCAAATGCAGTCCTGGAATTCAATACACGTCTTGAAAGT
It encodes:
- the RGS21 gene encoding regulator of G-protein signaling 21, with amino-acid sequence MPVKCCFHRSNTGETMAWSESVDTLLANKDGLAAFRTFLKSEFSEENVEFWLACEDFKKTKSSSKMASKAQKIYSDFIQADAPKEINIDFHTKTHISQNISEPTLSCFDDAQRLIYSLMAKDSFPRFLRSEAYKELVKKQQNGNQKRWLPFL